The following are from one region of the Stanieria cyanosphaera PCC 7437 genome:
- a CDS encoding trehalase family glycosidase — MDFPNPTQIKAVKTYIKQTWKTLTRSQKDLLVAAKDPKIDHDGNRPWLVYVSPQEDLERIKTSLQQILSREELAKLELRILPAEPEAVTEHGLLYLPHPYVVPGGRFNEMYGWDSYFIILGLLQDKEIELAKSMVEQLAYEIEHYGTILNANRTYLLTRSQPPIFTRAILKVYEYTQDRQWLQSMLPTIESYYYYWNVPPHLNPTTGLSHYAALGKGPAPEVVMSELDEQGRTHYDRVKEYYRQFKFDDYDVNLYYNRDTDELTELFYQGDRSMRESGFDISNRFGPFSIDIIHYAPVCLNVLLYQMEADTARINDILGYSGAATQWRDRASLRQKRINQFLWDQEAGLYFDYNFRTGKRRQYEYATTFYPLWAGIASAEQAQRVWQNLDKFEEAGGILTSTHVSGNQWDAPFGWAPLNLIAVEGLLRYGYEEEAKRIARKFLTMTVQEFTKYGTLVEKYDVCECSSNVSDEIFFGYSSNEIGFGWTNGVVLELLKILDL, encoded by the coding sequence ATGGATTTTCCCAACCCAACCCAAATAAAAGCAGTAAAAACTTATATTAAACAAACCTGGAAAACTTTAACTCGTTCTCAAAAAGATCTTTTAGTAGCAGCAAAAGACCCGAAAATCGATCATGATGGAAATCGACCTTGGTTAGTTTATGTTTCACCTCAAGAAGATCTTGAGCGCATCAAAACATCTTTACAACAAATACTATCTAGAGAAGAATTAGCTAAACTCGAACTACGGATTTTACCAGCCGAACCAGAAGCAGTTACAGAACACGGTTTACTCTATCTGCCCCATCCTTATGTCGTTCCTGGCGGACGGTTTAATGAAATGTATGGTTGGGATAGCTACTTTATTATTTTAGGGCTGCTGCAAGACAAAGAAATCGAATTAGCCAAAAGTATGGTGGAACAGTTAGCTTATGAAATCGAGCATTACGGAACCATTCTCAATGCTAATCGTACCTATTTATTAACGCGATCGCAACCACCAATTTTTACTCGTGCCATTCTAAAAGTTTATGAATACACTCAAGACCGACAATGGTTACAGTCGATGTTACCAACCATCGAAAGTTATTATTATTACTGGAATGTACCGCCCCATCTTAACCCCACTACAGGATTATCCCATTATGCAGCTTTAGGCAAAGGTCCCGCCCCAGAAGTTGTGATGTCAGAATTAGACGAACAGGGAAGAACTCATTACGACCGCGTTAAAGAATATTATCGTCAGTTTAAATTCGATGATTATGATGTCAACTTGTATTATAATCGTGATACTGATGAATTAACTGAATTATTTTATCAAGGCGATCGCTCAATGCGAGAATCTGGATTTGATATTAGCAATCGCTTTGGACCTTTTAGTATAGATATCATTCACTACGCACCAGTTTGTCTCAACGTCTTGCTTTATCAAATGGAAGCAGATACTGCCAGAATTAACGATATTTTAGGGTATTCAGGGGCAGCAACTCAATGGCGCGATCGTGCTTCTTTACGTCAGAAGCGAATTAATCAATTTTTATGGGATCAAGAAGCTGGACTTTATTTTGACTACAATTTCCGTACAGGCAAACGAAGACAATACGAATACGCTACTACCTTTTATCCACTGTGGGCAGGGATAGCTTCTGCCGAACAAGCACAACGAGTCTGGCAAAATTTAGATAAATTTGAAGAAGCAGGAGGAATTCTTACCAGTACTCATGTCAGTGGAAATCAATGGGATGCGCCTTTTGGTTGGGCTCCATTAAATTTGATCGCTGTAGAAGGGTTGCTGCGCTACGGTTATGAAGAAGAGGCTAAACGCATTGCGCGCAAGTTTTTAACTATGACAGTTCAGGAATTTACAAAATATGGAACTTTAGTTGAAAAATACGACGTTTGTGAATGTTCTTCTAATGTTTCTGATGAAATCTTTTTTGGTTATAGTTCTAATGAAATTGGTTTTGGTTGGACAAATGGAGTAGTTTTAGAGTTGTTGAAAATTTTAGATTTGTAG
- the sir gene encoding sulfite reductase, ferredoxin dependent, with product MVQTPISPDKKLSKLEGLKEKSNFLREPLATELLEDTTHFSENAIQLLKFHGSYQQDNRDNRVKGQEKDYQMMLRTRSPGGFIPAELYLTLERLSEEYGNHTLRVTTRQGFQIHGILKKNLKTTISEIVRSMGSTLGACGDLNRNVMAPPAPFKNKPEYQYAWEYANKIADLLTPQTGAYYEIWLDGEKVISAEEAEEVKAARQRNGNGTIFHDCEEPIYGKHYMPRKFKCSVTVPGDNSIDVYTHDVSLVVITNKKGKLEGFNILAGGGLGRTHKKEDTFPRIADPIGYVAKEDVYDLMKAIVATQRDYGDRSDRRHARMKYLLEDWGVDKFKAKVEEYFGKSIAPFKDLPKWKYQDFLGWHEQGDGKLFLGISVENGRVKNEGKFQLKTALREIIEQFHLPMRLTANHNIILYDIEPTQKQSIAKILTKRGIELNPEAIDPLIRYSMACPAFPTCGLAITESERALPGVIARLRTLLDHLGMAEENFVVRMTGCPNGCARPYMAELGFVGIVPETYQIWLGGTPDQTRLAKPYTDKMPVEDLETFFEPIFVYFKQNRQPEESFGIFCDRVGFDALRQFSANYTLGSYMETDTSKKRKFRKNQQRVSVPDELFPRLKDAAKQEGRPMNQIIADALNDYFTKRGNN from the coding sequence ATGGTACAAACTCCAATTTCTCCCGACAAAAAATTGTCCAAGCTAGAAGGATTGAAAGAAAAAAGCAATTTTTTACGAGAACCTCTAGCTACCGAATTATTAGAAGATACTACTCACTTTAGTGAAAATGCTATTCAACTCTTAAAATTTCATGGCTCTTATCAACAAGATAATCGTGATAATCGAGTCAAAGGTCAAGAAAAAGATTATCAAATGATGCTGCGTACACGTTCTCCTGGAGGGTTTATTCCAGCAGAATTGTATTTAACTTTGGAGCGACTTTCTGAAGAATACGGCAATCATACCCTTCGAGTTACTACCCGCCAAGGTTTTCAAATTCACGGCATTCTCAAAAAAAATCTCAAAACAACGATTAGTGAGATTGTTCGTAGTATGGGGTCGACTTTAGGTGCTTGTGGAGATCTCAACCGTAACGTTATGGCACCTCCTGCGCCCTTTAAAAATAAGCCTGAATATCAGTATGCTTGGGAATATGCCAATAAAATTGCTGACTTACTAACTCCTCAAACCGGTGCCTATTATGAAATTTGGCTTGATGGAGAAAAAGTTATTAGTGCTGAAGAAGCTGAAGAAGTCAAAGCAGCTAGACAACGCAATGGTAATGGCACGATTTTTCATGACTGTGAAGAACCAATTTACGGTAAACACTATATGCCTCGGAAATTTAAATGTAGTGTTACCGTGCCAGGAGACAACTCCATTGATGTCTATACCCACGATGTCAGTTTGGTAGTCATTACCAACAAAAAAGGTAAATTAGAAGGGTTTAATATTCTGGCTGGTGGCGGTTTAGGTAGAACTCACAAAAAAGAAGATACCTTTCCTCGCATAGCGGATCCGATTGGTTATGTCGCCAAAGAAGATGTTTACGACTTGATGAAAGCCATTGTCGCAACTCAAAGAGATTATGGCGATCGCTCTGACCGTCGTCACGCTAGAATGAAGTATCTACTCGAAGATTGGGGTGTAGATAAATTTAAAGCCAAAGTAGAAGAATATTTTGGTAAGTCAATTGCACCGTTTAAAGATTTACCAAAGTGGAAATATCAAGATTTCTTAGGTTGGCATGAACAAGGAGACGGCAAACTCTTTTTAGGTATTTCTGTAGAAAACGGTAGAGTCAAAAATGAAGGCAAATTTCAGCTAAAAACAGCCCTACGGGAGATTATCGAACAATTTCATCTACCGATGCGTTTAACTGCCAATCATAATATCATTCTCTATGATATTGAACCTACCCAAAAGCAGAGCATCGCAAAAATTCTGACCAAACGAGGAATCGAACTCAATCCAGAGGCAATTGATCCTTTAATCCGTTATTCTATGGCTTGTCCTGCCTTCCCTACTTGCGGTTTAGCAATTACGGAATCAGAACGCGCCCTACCTGGAGTTATCGCTCGTCTGCGTACTTTATTGGATCATTTAGGAATGGCAGAGGAAAACTTTGTAGTTCGTATGACTGGTTGCCCCAATGGTTGCGCTCGTCCTTATATGGCAGAATTAGGCTTTGTGGGTATTGTACCTGAAACCTATCAAATCTGGTTAGGAGGAACGCCCGATCAAACTCGATTAGCTAAACCCTATACCGATAAAATGCCTGTAGAAGATCTAGAAACCTTCTTTGAGCCAATTTTTGTCTATTTTAAACAAAATCGCCAACCAGAAGAAAGTTTTGGTATCTTTTGTGACCGCGTTGGGTTTGATGCCCTACGCCAATTTTCTGCAAACTACACCTTAGGAAGTTATATGGAAACAGATACTAGCAAAAAACGCAAATTCCGCAAAAACCAACAACGAGTTAGTGTACCAGATGAGCTTTTC